The Sebastes umbrosus isolate fSebUmb1 chromosome 4, fSebUmb1.pri, whole genome shotgun sequence genome has a window encoding:
- the LOC119487649 gene encoding netrin-4-like encodes MRLWTLLVFIQVFIQVCASSPLAAEMSKSRLPAAVESRCSRRACNPRMGNLAQGRVLSTQSVCGSNSSEPYCVYRETASSRTKESCSSVAKCTKCNSAIPSQAHPASAMSDSSFRYPDTWWQSAEGVKEETLQLDLETEFLLTHLILVFRSPRPAAMVLERSQDHGTTWRALRLFARDCKEVFGLAEGSAAGESGATCTSKYSGAFPCTRGEVIYRALSPWHSVDPYGPAAQDQLMITNLRVRLLQRQQCPCQAKHPGAAVLPTDHYAIYDFIVKGSCLCNGHADHCVPAGGYQPSLQKTNNMVHGKCVCRHSTAGDHCERCAPLHNDQPWQAANGIIGTPHECQKCKCNGHAKSCHFSRGLWLALGRRSGGVCDDCRHNTEGRHCQNCKKGFFRDPSRPKTAPDSCKACSCHPVGSVLSGGSPLCNPSSGKCTCKPGVGGPSCDSCMLGYWGLHEYGCRPCDCTGDCDPYNGDCVTGSNVEVFYTATGHMGHSSSSNNSETALFRVEELFSALHHSEKCECVEVTLGSPKLFCGAEYDYVLVGKVMSAHDKGSHAEVEVKVKKVLYQNPQMKIQRGSVTLYPESWTTKGCTCPILNPGSEYVVAGHEDWKTGRLMINTKSLVKPWKSTLGRKILHIIRRDCGRR; translated from the exons ATGAGACTGTGGACTTTACTCGTCTTCATCCAGGTGTTCATCCAGGTGTGCGCATCTTCTCCTCTGGCAGCCG AGATGTCTAAATCAAGATTGCCAGCAGCCGTGGAGAGCCGCTGCTCCAGGAGGGCCTGCAACCCCCGCATGGGTAATTTGGCGCAGGGCAGAGTGCTGAGCACCCAGTCGGTCTGCGGCTCCAACTCCTCGGAGCCCTACTGCGTCTACAGAGAGACAGCTTCCTCGCGGACGAAGGAGTCCTGCTCCTCGGTAGCAAAATGCACCAAGTGCAACTCAGCCATCCCCAGCCAGGCACACCCTGCATCCGCCATGAGCGACTCCTCTTTCCGATACCCGGACACCTGGTGGCAGTCTGCAGAGGGGGTGAAGGAGGAGACGCTGCAGCTCGACCTGGAGACGGAGTTCCTCCTCACTCATCTCATCCTGGTGTTCCGCTCACCACGCCCGGCTGCCATGGTGCTGGAGCGCTCCCAGGACCACGGGACCACGTGGAGAGCACTCAGGCTCTTTGCCAGAGACTGTAAGGAGGTGTTTGGTCTGGCTGAGGGGTCAGCAGCCGGGGAGAGTGGAGCAACATGCACCTCCAAGTATTCAGGAGCTTTCCCTTGTAccagaggagag GTGATCTATCGAGCGTTGTCGCCGTGGCACTCAGTGGATCCGTACGGACCGGCCGCCCAGGATCAGCTCATGATCACCAACCTCAGAGTCCGTCTGCTGCAGCGCCAGCAGTGTCCCTGCCAGGCCAAACATCCCGGTGCCGCCGTCCTCCCCACAGACCACTATGCCATCTATGATTTTATTGTCAAAGGCAGTTGCCTTTGCAATGGACATGCTGACCACTGTGTACCAGCCGGGGGCTACCAACCCAGCCTGCAGAAGACCAACAACATG GTCCACGGCAAGTGTGTTTGCAGACACAGCACAGCCGGCGACCACTGCGAGCGCTGTGCACCTCTCCACAATGACCAGCCCTGGCAGGCCGCCAATGGCATCATAGGGACACCGCATGAGTGCCAAA AGTGCAAGTGTAATGGTCATGCCAAGAGCTGTCACTTCAGTCGTGGATTGTGGCTGGCATTGGGACGGCGAAGCGGTGGCGTGTGTGACGACTGCCGCCACAACACAGAGGGCCGTCACTGCCAGAACTGTAAGAAGGGCTTCTTCAGAGACCCCAGCCGACCAAAAACCGCCCCTGACTCCTGCAAAG CCTGTTCCTGCCACCCTGTAGGCTCCGTCCTCTCAGGAGGTAGCCCTCTCTGTAACCCTAGCAGCGGGAAGTGCACTTGTAAGCCTGGTGTTGGGGGGCCCAGCTGTGACAGCTGCATGCTGGGATACTGGGGGCTTCATGAATACGGCTGCCGTCCATGTGACTGCACGGGAGACTGTGACCCCTACAACGGAGATTGCGTCACTGG CTCAAATGTGGAGGTCTTCTATACAGCCACCGGCCACATgggacacagcagcagcagcaataatAGTGAGACGGCACTCTTTAGGGTAGAGGAGCTTTTCTCTGCACTGCACCACTCTG agaaatgtgagtgtgtggaAGTAACCCTTGGCAGTCCTAAACTCTTCTGTGGAGCAGAGTACGACTATG TGCTGGTGGGGAAGGTCATGTCAGCTCATGATAAAGGTTCCCACGCGGAGGTGGAGGTCAAGGTCAAGAAAGTCTTGTACCAGAACCCTCAGATGAAGATCCAGAGGGGAAGCGTCACCCTTTACCCAGAGTCCTGGACCACCAAGGGCTGTACATGTCCCATCCTCAACCCAG gATCTGAGTATGTGGTTGCTGGTCACGAGGACTGGAAGACCGGCCGACTGATGATCAACACCAAGAGCCTGGTTAAACCGTGGAAGTCAACCCTGGGACGCAAAATCCTCCACATCATCAGAAGAGACTGTGGCCGCCGGTAG
- the LOC119486644 gene encoding methionine aminopeptidase 2-like — protein MQDRLPARVKLLHRDRLNGSLLAQHPPAHFSALTTGGSQQLMRHFTSQSLIMAELQLQHEVEPQLLLNGGDLNEEREDADASESVKKKRRKKKRSKATAAAGTNEAEGDGEAGGVGDVTKQLEQQTLEDKEREEDGEEDGDEGENSAGKKKKKKKKKKGSKGQTDPPSIPICELYPSGDFPKGEECEYPPSKDGRSAAWRTTSEEKRALDMANEEMWSDFREAAEAHRQVRSYVRSWIKPGMTMIDICEKLEDCSRRLIKENGLKAGLAFPTGCSINHCAAHYTPNAGDPTVLRYDDVCKIDFGTHINGRIIDCAFTVTFNPKYDRLLEAVRDATNTGIKFAGIDVRLCDVGETIQEVMESYEVEIDGKTYQVKPIRNLNGHSIGQYRIHSGKTVPIVKGGEATRMEEGEAYAIETFGSTGRGAVHDDMECSHYMKNFNVGHVPIRLPRAKHLLNVINENFGTLAFCRRWLDRQGESKYLMALKNLCDLGIVDPYPPLCDIKGSYTAQYEHTILLRPTYKEVVSRGDDY, from the exons ATGCAGGATCGTCTTCCTGCTCGGGTCAAGTTGTTGCACAGAGATCGTCTTAATGGCTCATTATTGGCTCAGCATCCTCCAGCACACTTTTCCGCTTTGACCACTGGAGGCTCTCAGCAGCTTATGCGtcacttcacctctcagtcGCTGATCATGGCGGAGCTACAGCTACAGCATGAAGTGGAGCCGCAACTTCTTCTCAACGGGGGCGACTTGAACGAGGAGAGGGAAGACGCAGACGCCTCGGAGTCagtgaagaaaaagagaagaaagaagaagaggagtaaAGCCACGGCAGCAG CAGGGACAAACGAAGCTGAGGGGGACGGAGAAGCCGGAGGTGTTGGTGATGTGACAAAACAGCTGGAGCAGCAAACACTGGAGgacaaagagagggaggaggatggagaagaaG ATGGGGATGAAGGAGAGAACTCAGctggaaagaagaagaagaagaagaaaaagaagaaaggat CGAAGGGACAGACTGACCCTCCCTCAATCCCTATTTGTGAGCTCTATCCCAGCGGAGACTTTCCAAAGGGAGAGGAGTGTGAATATCCACCATCGAAAGACGG GCGCAGTGCAGCGTGGCGAACCACCAGTGAAGAGAAGCGGGCGCTGGACATGGCCAACGAAGAGATGTGGAGTGATTTCAGGGAGGCGGCCGAGGCACATCGGCAGGTCCGCTCGTATGTCAGGAGCTGGATCAAGCCGGGGATGACCATGATTGACATCTG TGAGAAGCTGGAGGACTGCTCCCGGAGGCTCATCAAAGAGAACGGGCTAAAGGCGGGCCTGGCCTTCCCCACCGGCTGCTCCATCAACCACTGTGCTGCTCACTACACCCCGAACGCAGGAGACCCCACGGTGCTGCGCTACGACGACGTCTGCAAGATCGACTTTGGGACGCACATCAACG GTCGAATAATAGACTGTGCCTTCACCGTCACTTTCAATCCAAAGTATGACCGGCTGCTGGAGGCTGTGAGAGATGCAACTAACACCGGCATTAAG TTTGCAGGAATTGATGTGCGCCTGTGTGACGTCGGTGAGACCATTCAGGAAGTCATGGAGTCTTATGAAGTGGAGATAGATGGGAAAACATATCAAG TGAAGCCAATCAGGAATCTCAACGGCCACTCTATTGGACAGTACAGGATACACTCAGGGAAGACGGTCCCTATTGTGAAAGGCGGAGAAGCCACAAGGATGGAG GAAGGTGAAGCGTACGCCATCGAGACATTTGGCAGCACAGGAAGAGGTGCCGTCCACGATGACATGGAGTGCTCACATTACATGAAAAACTTCAATGTTGGACACGTGCCAATAAG ACTTCCAAGGGCTAAACATCTGCTGAATGTGATCAATGAGAACTTTGGCACCCTGGCGTTCTGCCGCCGCTGGCTGGACCGCCAGGGCGAGAGCAAGTACCTGATGGCGTTGAAGAATCTGTGCGACCTTGGCATCGTAGACCCGTACCCGCCTCTCTGCGACATCAAGGGCAGCTACACCGCTCAGTACGAGCACACCATCCTACTCAGGCCCACCTACAAGGAGGTAGTGAGCCGGGGAGACGACTACTAA